In SAR324 cluster bacterium, one DNA window encodes the following:
- a CDS encoding homoserine O-succinyltransferase: MTLVIDRSNHIFPLICQERISWITSEDAERQDIRPLRIGILNIMPFGKDYEFNLLHPLGLSILQVEPVWIRLESHEYLSGDQQHMSDLYQTYEKATQLSGLDGMVVTGAPVEKIHFHEVRYLSEISKIIQDSQLNCPSTLGICWGAFALAFLLEVDKLTYDNKLFGLFKLQNLDFGHPITGELDDEFWCPQSRYAGIDDSLMEGAQRDGKLNLLAYGERAGYSIFETPDHRFVMHSGHPEYNSRRIVYEAERDKLAGDVLPPENFDLSNPLNCWRGHRNTFFTQWLKFCYQQISMPR; this comes from the coding sequence ATGACCCTAGTCATCGATCGGTCAAACCATATTTTTCCGCTTATTTGTCAGGAACGTATTTCTTGGATTACATCAGAGGATGCTGAGCGCCAGGATATTCGTCCCTTGCGGATTGGTATTTTGAATATCATGCCCTTTGGAAAGGACTATGAGTTCAATCTCCTCCATCCACTGGGTTTGTCTATTCTTCAAGTTGAGCCAGTTTGGATTCGTTTGGAATCACACGAGTACTTGTCTGGTGATCAACAACATATGTCTGACCTCTATCAGACCTATGAAAAGGCAACTCAGTTATCTGGGCTGGATGGTATGGTTGTTACGGGCGCCCCAGTTGAAAAAATTCATTTCCATGAAGTGCGCTACTTGAGTGAGATTTCAAAGATCATTCAAGACTCACAATTAAATTGTCCAAGTACTTTGGGGATTTGCTGGGGAGCTTTTGCTCTGGCTTTTCTGCTTGAAGTGGACAAGTTGACCTACGACAACAAACTATTTGGTCTCTTTAAACTGCAGAATCTTGATTTTGGACACCCTATTACAGGAGAACTGGATGATGAATTCTGGTGTCCACAAAGTCGCTATGCGGGTATTGATGACAGCCTGATGGAAGGAGCACAAAGGGATGGAAAATTGAATCTGCTAGCCTATGGAGAAAGGGCTGGGTATTCGATTTTTGAAACTCCTGATCATCGATTCGTGATGCACAGCGGTCATCCAGAGTACAATTCAAGGCGAATTGTGTATGAGGCTGAACGCGATAAACTAGCAGGAGATGTTTTGCCTCCAGAGAACTTTGATCTCAGTAATCCACTAAACTGCTGGCGAGGGCACCGCAATACCTTTTTTACCCAGTGGTTGAAGTTCTGTTATCAGCAGATCAGTATGCCTAGGTGA
- a CDS encoding Smr/MutS family protein: MKSKTNPPHNQRKSSLSFNDSTTESNWMDQIFTSICKIPDKEEDSDPSLLPDQKSKPAKIKTSRKAFQSYTAPDETLDLHGKNRHEALMLVENYVHYGTLHGLDSLLIVTGKGNRSQAGPVLKQIVEQWLVKNGKKYIAQVREAPPRWGGNGALWVIFRR, encoded by the coding sequence TTGAAGTCCAAAACCAACCCACCTCATAATCAAAGAAAATCCAGCCTTTCTTTCAATGATTCAACGACAGAATCAAATTGGATGGATCAAATCTTTACTAGTATTTGTAAAATTCCTGACAAAGAGGAAGATTCAGACCCAAGTTTATTGCCTGATCAGAAATCAAAACCAGCCAAAATAAAGACCTCTCGCAAAGCTTTTCAAAGCTATACCGCTCCTGACGAAACTCTTGATCTCCATGGTAAAAATCGGCACGAAGCTTTAATGCTGGTGGAGAATTACGTTCATTACGGTACTTTACACGGACTTGACTCACTATTGATTGTTACTGGTAAAGGCAACCGTTCACAAGCTGGCCCTGTGCTCAAGCAGATCGTAGAGCAGTGGCTGGTAAAAAATGGAAAAAAGTATATTGCACAGGTCCGAGAGGCTCCACCACGCTGGGGAGGTAATGGAGCGCTCTGGGTCATCTTTCGACGATGA
- the hisA gene encoding 1-(5-phosphoribosyl)-5-[(5-phosphoribosylamino)methylideneamino]imidazole-4-carboxamide isomerase gives MKIIPAIDLKNGCCVRLLQGKEDQETVYEEDPVETALSFEEQGAEQIHLVDLDGAFRGESKNLEQVERIAQAVKVPLELGGGIRSLDDISRVFDLGVSFVIIGTIAVKNPKILEEAIQKFENQLILGLDAKDGKVAVSGWVEVTEFSDEEFANQWKQLGINRVIYTDIACDGMLTGPNLSSLRRMAIATGLKVTASGGVSSLDDLKQLAELERDGVDEVIVGKAIYERQLDLREACLWLNKYAA, from the coding sequence GTGAAGATCATTCCTGCGATTGACTTAAAAAATGGCTGTTGTGTTCGTTTACTTCAGGGGAAAGAGGATCAGGAAACAGTGTATGAGGAAGACCCAGTTGAAACAGCTCTAAGTTTTGAAGAGCAGGGTGCTGAACAAATTCATCTAGTAGACTTGGATGGTGCTTTTCGAGGTGAATCCAAAAACTTGGAGCAAGTGGAACGTATTGCTCAAGCAGTCAAAGTCCCTTTAGAACTTGGTGGTGGTATTCGAAGTTTAGATGACATATCAAGAGTTTTCGACTTGGGAGTGAGTTTCGTTATTATCGGAACGATTGCTGTAAAAAATCCGAAGATTTTAGAGGAAGCAATTCAAAAGTTTGAGAATCAACTAATCTTGGGTCTTGATGCTAAAGATGGGAAGGTGGCTGTCTCAGGTTGGGTAGAAGTCACAGAATTTAGTGATGAGGAATTTGCAAACCAGTGGAAGCAACTCGGTATCAACAGAGTGATTTATACCGATATTGCCTGCGATGGTATGTTGACAGGTCCAAATTTGAGTTCACTCCGGAGGATGGCGATAGCGACTGGGTTAAAAGTAACAGCATCCGGGGGAGTTTCTTCACTTGATGATTTAAAACAACTGGCGGAGTTAGAGCGAGACGGAGTGGATGAAGTAATCGTGGGCAAAGCGATCTATGAAAGACAGTTGGATTTGAGAGAAGCGTGTTTGTGGCTCAATAAATATGCGGCTTGA
- a CDS encoding aldo/keto reductase — MQYRRVGQAGIKVSVLSFGSWVTFAKQLPLDNALACMQAAHEAGVNFFDNAEAYERGESEKLMGQALKELGWARETYLVSTKFFWGIVPGVNTKNTLNRKYLRQAMDRSLERFGLDFIDLVFCHRPDPETPIEETVFTMSEMVSSGKAHYWGTSEWSAQELLEAYEIAERYHLHKPTMEQPQYHLFHRERLEEEYAPLFKKYQMGTTIWSPLASGMLTGKYLDGIPADSRANLPGYEWLREKLTDQTTLNKVRNLKVISDRLGCSLSQLALAWCVSNPNVSTAITGASQVEQVHENMKSLDVLELITPEVKQEIEKIVG; from the coding sequence ATGCAATATAGAAGGGTGGGTCAAGCAGGAATCAAAGTGAGTGTTTTGTCTTTCGGATCCTGGGTTACTTTTGCCAAACAGCTCCCCTTGGATAATGCTCTAGCTTGCATGCAAGCAGCACATGAGGCAGGGGTGAATTTTTTTGATAACGCAGAGGCCTACGAAAGGGGAGAGTCCGAAAAATTGATGGGTCAAGCTCTAAAAGAACTTGGCTGGGCCCGTGAAACCTATCTGGTCTCCACCAAGTTTTTCTGGGGAATTGTGCCGGGGGTCAATACGAAAAACACCTTGAATCGCAAATATCTCAGACAAGCAATGGATCGCTCGCTTGAGCGCTTTGGTCTGGATTTCATCGATCTTGTTTTCTGTCATCGTCCTGATCCCGAAACTCCTATTGAAGAAACCGTTTTTACCATGTCAGAAATGGTTAGTTCCGGGAAAGCTCATTATTGGGGTACTTCTGAGTGGTCTGCTCAGGAATTGTTGGAGGCCTATGAAATCGCTGAAAGATATCACCTTCACAAACCAACGATGGAACAACCCCAGTATCATCTTTTTCATCGTGAAAGATTAGAGGAAGAATATGCTCCACTTTTCAAAAAATATCAGATGGGCACTACAATTTGGAGTCCGCTTGCCTCAGGCATGTTAACTGGCAAATATCTGGATGGTATTCCGGCTGACAGCCGAGCCAACCTCCCTGGATATGAATGGCTCCGAGAGAAACTAACAGATCAGACTACCCTGAATAAGGTGAGGAACCTCAAAGTCATTTCAGATCGACTGGGCTGTTCTCTTTCCCAACTGGCTTTGGCTTGGTGTGTGAGTAATCCAAACGTTTCCACCGCAATTACAGGGGCAAGCCAAGTGGAACAAGTCCATGAAAATATGAAATCCTTGGATGTGTTGGAATTGATTACTCCTGAGGTGAAACAGGAGATCGAAAAAATAGTAGGCTGA